DNA sequence from the Corvus hawaiiensis isolate bCorHaw1 chromosome 6, bCorHaw1.pri.cur, whole genome shotgun sequence genome:
AGTCTGTGACCGATTCCTGCTCACACCATCCCAGTGCAGTGACACAGCACCTGGCCAGCTTTCCCAAAACTGCCTCCAAACACCTGTGGAACAGCCACAAGCCAAGCTTcatctccttagcttcatgctCCAGCTCAGCTATGACTGTTTCTTACCCCATTCCCCCCTCTgtgtgctccagcagctccaggactcAGAGCCGGCTGTTGGTAACACCCCCCTGAACAGCCCACCAAGATCAGCTTTGATTTCTCTGAGGGAAATCACCGATGCCCAGAAGCAGCCGTTGATTTTCTTATCATCATTACACCACACAACTGCTTTTCAGCTATGCTCAGGGATTAAGCCAAGATTCCCTGTCAGAAATACTGCACAGGAATTTGGGATTAAGATGACGTGCGTTGCATCGGATGAGCCCACAAGAGAACGCACACAGGGAAAAGAGAGCTTTTAGAGATGGAAACGTGagccagctgctggagcagattACATGCTCCAGTAACTCTCTTTCCTGCTATTTCACTTCCTTCTGGTCCCTCTGCACGTGACTTACACCAAATGCTCTCCTTGGACAAACTGGGCTCATTGGGAAAAGACCAGCATGCACAGGCAGAGGGCAGGTATTAGATGTCGATAAATAGGCGTGAGCCAGAGGCATCTACATGCAAGAGAGCCAAGGAGATTTGGACAAACAACCTCTGTTCCCTGTACCACCATTTTTTAAAGGCTCTCAGAGGACAAAAATCTGGAACTTGGGCCTTAAATGATACACAGACTCAAAACTTGGAGAAAAAGTTTGCATTACAAAATTATTACCATGTTTAATcaataaaaaatgaagtaaaaaaataaaagcacagatGCCAGAATTCCAGCCATGTGCTTACAGCCATCGTGCCTTTACAGGAGCCTCCCCGAGTCAGAAGTTCTGAGACTCTTGTCAATCTCCTTCTATCACAAAAGCAAAGGGCTTTAAGGTATTTCACTCACATTTGAGTATCTCCTTCATCTAGCTGACTTCCAGGCATCTCCCTTCCTAACCGACATGCACACACCAGGAATATGGCACAACTCTGTTTGCAGGTGACACGCAGGACAGCAGTTGTGTGAAGGGAATAATCCTCCCCAGCAATTCCAAGGAATCAACATCTTGAATCACAAGGTTACAGTCATTTCTACCTAGGAAGCAACACACAACCCTGTGCCTTGTCTTGCCTGATGTAATCACACTAAGTGaacctgaattttattttttttttgaggagcaATGAAGGGAAAGGGTGAACTGGAGCTGAATTAACACAACAGACGACACAACCATCTGCCTTTTAAACCTCAGCTTTACCCCAGACTGGTGACTGCACCATTTTAGGGCACTAAAGCAATTCGGCTGAGATGCAGATGACTCTCAGTACAACAATAGCAACATAATGTAAAAATTCCCAGTCCAAGTATCTGTTGCAGCCAATCTACTTCCCAAGAAATCCCTAGTGCCCTGAATTTTAAGTTAGCTTACACCTTACCAGTCCAGATGAGCCATTTTTGTTACTAGAGTATTTGCAAAGTGCACTTAGTCACCGATTTCTTCGACAGTCTGTCATGACAAGAGTAAGAAGCACAGCAACGAGCTCATCACAGGCTGGCAACAGCATCCCAATGGGAACACATCTGCCTCTGGAGGGCTGCGATTCCTGGCTAGAAAAAGGATGGGGAAGACATTGTACCTGAAGAATATGGGTACAGAAGATTTGGAAAACCAGGCTGCTGAAATCACCAAAGCTCCCTGGCCATTAGGCCAGCAGCCCACAGCCCTTCTGCATCTTCCCCAGGCAGCTTCCCCTCCCTGGCACACTCAGTACAACCAGAGTGAAGCCCCAGGATGCTCCCAAGCCAGTTGTAATAGGCACAGAAATAGCAGCATTTCACTGAAATCTGTTTGTCAGCAGAGGAGAAGATGCAAAAACACAGTCTGGGAACTCACCAAGCCTGCACTTTCCTACAGGAATGCAGACAGCCACAACCATCCTCATACTGGCTCATCAACTATTTTTAGCACCAGAAGGGGAGGCAGCCATCAGTGAAGGGCCTGTTCCTTTGATCCAGGGGATCTGAGCACTGTCTCTGTCCCAGAGATCCTTTGCTACCAAAACCACAAGCCAGGTAAAGAGCTTTAGGTTGTTCCTGTTCCCAAGTACAAGACGTCTCTCAGCAGTTACATGACAGGTTGGAAGAGGACCACGCAGCCCATTTAATTCCATTCACTTCCTCTCCCCTCTGCGCCATGCAGCCAGGCTCTATTAGTCTTCTGAGAGCAATTGTAGTTAAAGTGAAGGATGCCAGGAGGCCCTGGACACTCAGCACACATTGGATGCACAGTTCAGAGCCGCTACAGAGTCACCAGCTCCGAGCTGCAGGCTAGCAGCAGAGAAATCCCAGCATCCATGTCATTGCACACAGCTTTATTTATCTCCAAAGGTTTTACAAGTTAAACACAAGCTCCTTCTCAGAGACACTTCCAAACTGGTTCTGAATTTAGCACCTGAGCCAAGGAGCAGACTAAACTCAACTGGCACCACAATGAGCCTGGTTTCTCTGTCACTCATTCCTCCCTCggggagctgcaggaacttTCCTCCACAACCAGAGGTGTATCCCAAGGCCAGCAAATGGCATCGCTGTCACCAGGACCTGGAACTGCTGTGGCCTTGCACAGCCCCATGCAGAGGGATCAACATGCTGCAGGTGGAACCACCAAGGAAACAAAATCACCCACTCACAGAACAGACACCCGTGGGGCCAGGAGCCGGTGCTGCTCCACGACACTCAGCTTTCCCCCTGCAGATGAACAGGGCGAGCAGAGAAGCAGCTTGGGAGGTGACAGCTGCGGGGCAGCCGTCTGCTGGCACAGtgcttccagctcctgcacctGCCCCGCAGGAGGGTGGCAGTGATCCCATGATTTTGGCTAAAGTGACTAAGCGGGATCGTTTCGTCCTTCCCACCAGCTCTCTGTTCTAACAACGCACAGCCTTCCTTGCATGCTCCCCAGAAAACTGGAAAGGAGGGTGAAAAGATCACAAACCACTCTCCTTTTGCCTCATTTCTCCCTGCAAGCTCTCTGCTCCTGGTTCTACCTTTCACAGATGCTGTAAAGGCAATGCCCAGCTGACGATGCGGCCTTAAGAAACCACCACAGTCCCAAACTCCAATTTTGATATGAAACAGCTCTTTTCAAGCAGCCACGTGCCATATTTTATGGTACCTTTGTGATCTGCACAACTGAAATACATATGCCACATTACAGCACATTTGTATCCCTCAGCAGAAGGAACCTGAACTGCTGTGATTCTTTCATAGGGATGAAGCACAGCCTGGCAGCCTCACAGATTCAGCTGAATCCATCCAtctggaaagcagcagtttGGACAACATGGCTCTTATGGCTTCCTAGTTGATATCCCACATCCCAGAGTCATTAAAGGCCATTTTTTCACCCTGCTCATCAAGGAATGGAAGATTTTTGAGGACCACAGGGCAGGAAATCATGGAACTGGGAGGAGAGCCTTCCCAGGGCacaccaggagctgcctggccCAGACCTACCCTGGTTCCGCATGTCCCCAAGGTGCAGGGACGATCCATAAGTGCTGCCATCCCTCGCAGGCAGCAGCACGAGGGTACAACCACgctgcagctcagagcccaccagcacccactgccacagctccacctgctctgccagcacagatCAAACCTTTCCAGCACCACTGCTTCGTTTCCACAATTAGCAGGATTTAGGCACGTACAGAGGTTTCTCCAGCCTCACCTATGGAGACCAATGACAAATGAATCAACATGATACACCACAGCTCCCCATTTCAGTGGCCACATTTATGCTACTCAGACCCCTTCCAGTTCGGCACTCTTCCTCCCACCACCGAAGAGAACATACTTTGTTACAGAGACTTTCAtattgggaaaatattttaatatagtAAACAAGTCAATTTACCTtccacatattttaaattagtttaTGCTCCTCGttaaacaaaactgtttttacTTCAACAATGGATTACAGCCTCTAAATTGGTATTGTTCCCAGCTGATCCTGTAAATAGCGAGGAATTTTGGACACCAATATCCTTGTATAGGTAACAGACTGGCATGAACAGCGCAGGAATTCAATGCGGGTTCAAAGGGAGAAGCTAGCCCTGGTGAGGAAGAAAACGAAGCCACAAAATTCCCTTTTGAGGAAAAAACGGGGGGAAAAGAAGATACCGCAGTTCCATCGAGTCCAAACGGGGCCGAGTCAGTCTCCAGGTCAGTCTCCGGTCAGTCTCCACGGGCGCTGCACGGTGCCGCAGGGACGGGCGAGCCATCGGTCTCCATCCTCAGCCGAGCCCCGCGGCCGCATCCCCGGCGGCGCGCGGCCTCCCGCGGCCCGCCCGGCTCAGGGGCTGCCGGCGCCCggcccgctcccgctcccgacCGCGGGCGGGGGGGacgcggccggcggggcggtggcggcggggccggggccggtgcgcggcggcgcgggcggagGCCCCGCCGTGGGTccggcgggcgcggcgcggaGCTGCGCGGGggtggcggcggcgccggggccggggctggaggAGCCGCCGCTGCCGCGTACCGGCTGCCAGATGAGGCTGTAGTAGACGGCGAGCACGATGGCGGCCAGCGAGACGGAGAGCACGTAGGCCAGCACGGTGGCCAGGCGCACCCACTTCTTGTTGGTCTTGGCCGCCATGCGCGCCTTCTTGTCCCCGGTGTAAGTGGCGGGCTtgccccgctccgcgcccgcctCCTTCTCCTTCATGGGGGTCCGGCCCTTGGCCCGCTGCTCCACCGAGCCCTCCGTGCTGGCTCCGGCCCGGatcggccgccgccgccgctcagGACATGCCGGTACCGCCTGCGCTGCCACCGGTGCCGCTGCCCGCGCTGCCCCGCCGGGGGCGAGGGGCGGAGCGTAGGGGGCAACCCCGCCCTGAGGGGTGGGGACgacaggaggggagggagggcaagggagggcagggggaggagccCGGGCCACCTTTAAAGGAGCCCCCCCGCTcccccgtcccccccccccctacCCCCCCCCCCGGCGTGAGGGGCGGACGGTGAGCGGTGC
Encoded proteins:
- the INAFM2 gene encoding putative transmembrane protein INAFM2, producing MKEKEAGAERGKPATYTGDKKARMAAKTNKKWVRLATVLAYVLSVSLAAIVLAVYYSLIWQPVRGSGGSSSPGPGAAATPAQLRAAPAGPTAGPPPAPPRTGGKLSVVEQHRLLAPRVSVL